In Xiphophorus hellerii strain 12219 chromosome 4, Xiphophorus_hellerii-4.1, whole genome shotgun sequence, a single genomic region encodes these proteins:
- the LOC116718753 gene encoding trypsin-like: MALLKVLMLLGLGASVNSDVSLQKRIIGGQNCPDTERLYHVRLEGSNGTHMSRCGGSLIHPQWILTVARCWQSEPGWTNRAVLKVHPRTVIQYIQSIEQVPEICGPAHDIILLKLQRPVTDVPLARLPDCSYRLKVDDVVQLAGDGTTTAGPNNERLPPNSPIPAHLQCVNMQVFRISVIMPPYGYIFLASAPNRDICRGDTGGAAMYNDMIYGVISFGGAKACQKPTAILDVCGYLQWIKAATGIQ; encoded by the exons ATGGCTCTGCTGaaggttctgatgctgctgggGCTGG gtgcTTCAGTGAactcagatgtttctctgcagaagagAATCATTGGAGGTCAAAACTGTCCTGACACGGAGCGTCTTTATCACGTTCGGCTGGAGGGCAGCAATGGTACTCATATGAGCCGCTGTGGAGGATCTCTGATCCACCCTCAGTGGATCCTGACTGTAGCTCGCTGCTGGCAGTCGGAGCCAGGATG GACTAACAGAGCAGTGTTAAAAGTTCATCCACGGACTGTTATACAGTACATTCAGTCAATCGAACAAGTTCCTGAGATTTGTGGCCCAGCCCATGACATCATTTTGCTGAAGCTTCAGAGACCAGTAACAGATGTCCCACTTGCTCGGCTACCAGACTGCAGTTATCGTCTTAAAGT AGACGATGTTGTTCAGCTGGCAGGAGATGGAACAACAACAGCCGGCCCCAATAATGAGCGAT TGCCCCCCAATTCTCCTATTCCAGCACATCTTCAATGTGTCAACATGCAGGTTTTTCGTATTTCCGTCATCATGCCGCCGTATGGGTATATATTCCTTGCTTCAGCACCGAACAGGGATATATGTCGT GGCGACACTGGTGGAGCAGCGATGTACAATGACATGATTTATGGTGTGATTTCTTTTGGTGGAGCAAAGG